One window of the Chanodichthys erythropterus isolate Z2021 chromosome 2, ASM2448905v1, whole genome shotgun sequence genome contains the following:
- the rap1gapl gene encoding rap1 GTPase-activating protein 1 isoform X1, which yields MEGRNEKLFSRKRSFTFGAYGGIDKFITGNESSCAESMGHSILDILDSPSSEAKPLTSAPSSQKVTELFAIIEKLQGSRLDEQRCEFPPPLRTRLLKIGDGLPLILPPKSGGYWIDPPLDRHVETSPTLSQGGFGLESYDIMERDSEAKVYQEFFRHRYHHSFTACDPSLGPLVLSVCLEEEENRLRVILRMKECSIHGTFSVSLFQQFPTAVELAKMLCSSVSVSCFEAVSYLKAPEIIMAFDEHRVSQNFKFGVLYQREGQLTEEDILSNTEESEEFLEFLSILGQTVKLQGFTGFRGGLDVSHGQTGNEAVFTSFHGREIMFHVATKLPFTEGDTQQLYSSVFPSQLQRKRHIGNDIVALVYQEGHTPFISDVIRSHFLHCFIAVRRIKRENEGEGGDGGSFQVSVTAREDVPPFGPPLPTPPIFTEGSVLREFLLTKLINAEISCYKAEKFSRLELRTRSSLLEALRSELSSRSQCMLGEPSLPGIPLTEGGRSVPEGGGGFIENFKRAIRVRSHSFDTLGVPKKAGGVTGQRPKDGESEQTSSVGYTEMRGQTSPQDDL from the exons ATGGAGGGGAGAAATGAGAAGTTGTTCTCCAGAAAAAGAAGTTTCACATTCGGAGCCTATGGCGG GATTGATAAATTCATCACTGGAAATGAGAGCAG CTGTGCAGAATCCATGGGTCACAGCATACTGGATATTTTGGATTCCCCCTCCAGTGAGGCTAAGCCACTCACTTCTGCGCCGTCCAGTCAGAAG GTCACTGAGTTGTTTGCAATCATAGAAAAGCTACAG GGTAGCAGATTGGATGAACAACGTTGTGAGTTTCCACCACCTCTGAGG ACACGGCTGTTAAAGATTGGAGATGGATTACCTCTCATCCTGCCCCCTAAATCTGGAGGTTATTGGATCGACCCTCCCCTGGATAGACACGTGGAGACCAGCCCTACTCTCTCACAGGGGGGATTTGGTCTGGAGAGCTATGACATCATGGAGAGAGACAGTGAAGCTAAAGTCTATCAGGAATTCTTCCGCCATAGA TATCACCATTCGTTCACTGCCTGTGACCCCTCTCTTGGGCCCCTGGTTTTATCTGTTTGTCTTGAGGAAGAGGAAAATCGCCTGAGAGTCATTCTGAG aaTGAAAGAGTGCTCAATTCATGGCACAttctctgtttctctctttcAACAATTCCCCACGGCAGTGGAGCTGGCAAAG ATGCTGTGCTCAAGTGTCAGCGTGTCATGTTTTGAGGCTGTGAGTTACTTAAAG GCCCCAGAGATCATAATGGCATTTGATGAACACAGGGTGTCACAAAACTTTAAATTTGGTGTCTTATACCAGAGAGAAGGACAG TTAACAGAGGAAGATATTCTCAGTAACACTGAGGAAAGTGAGGAGTTTTTGGAGTTTTTATCAATACTCGGGCAGACAGTCAAACTGCAAGGATTTACTGG CTTCAGGGGAGGTCTGGATGTCTCTCATGGCCAGACAGGAAATGAAGCAGTTTTCACTTCCTTCCATGGACGAGAGATTATGTTCCATGTTGCCACTAAACTGCCGTTCACAGAAGGAGATACACAACAG CTCTACTCTTCTGTTTTCCCCTCTCAGTTACAGAGAAAGAGACACATTGGGAATGATATTGTTGCCCTGGTATATCAGGAGGGTCACACTCCCTTCATTTCGGATGTGATCAGATCCCACTTcttgcattgttttattgcagTGCGGAGAATAAAGAGAGAAAATGAGGGAGAAGGAGGAGATGGAGGATCATTTcag gtatCAGTCACCGCTAGGGAGGATGTGCCCCCATTTGGCCCACCCCTTCCTACACCACCCATTTTTACCGAG GGCTCAGTTTTAAGAGAGTTCCTTTTGACCAAACTTATAAACGCTGAAATCTCTTGTTACAAGGCCGAGAAATTCAGTCGACTGGAG TTACGTACACGTTCATCTCTCTTGGAAGCATTGCGATCTGAACTGTCTTCCCGCTCCCAATGCATGTTGGGAGAGCCGTCACTGCCTGGCATCCCCCTCACTGAAGGAGGGAGGAGTGTTCCAGAGGGTGGTGGAGGATTCATTGAGAACTTTAAG AGAGCTATTAGAGTGCGAAGCCACTCGTTTGATACCTTGGGAGTACCAAAGAAGGCAGGTGGTGTAACAGGGCAGCGACCAAAG GATGGTGAAAG CGAGCAGACAAGCAGCGTGGGATACACTGAGATGAGAGGTCAAACCAGCCCCCAGGACGACCTATAG
- the rap1gapl gene encoding rap1 GTPase-activating protein 1 isoform X4 gives MEGRNEKLFSRKRSFTFGAYGGCAESMGHSILDILDSPSSEAKPLTSAPSSQKVTELFAIIEKLQGSRLDEQRCEFPPPLRTRLLKIGDGLPLILPPKSGGYWIDPPLDRHVETSPTLSQGGFGLESYDIMERDSEAKVYQEFFRHRYHHSFTACDPSLGPLVLSVCLEEEENRLRVILRMKECSIHGTFSVSLFQQFPTAVELAKMLCSSVSVSCFEAVSYLKAPEIIMAFDEHRVSQNFKFGVLYQREGQLTEEDILSNTEESEEFLEFLSILGQTVKLQGFTGFRGGLDVSHGQTGNEAVFTSFHGREIMFHVATKLPFTEGDTQQLYSSVFPSQLQRKRHIGNDIVALVYQEGHTPFISDVIRSHFLHCFIAVRRIKRENEGEGGDGGSFQVSVTAREDVPPFGPPLPTPPIFTEGSVLREFLLTKLINAEISCYKAEKFSRLELRTRSSLLEALRSELSSRSQCMLGEPSLPGIPLTEGGRSVPEGGGGFIENFKRAIRVRSHSFDTLGVPKKAGGVTGQRPKDGESEQTSSVGYTEMRGQTSPQDDL, from the exons ATGGAGGGGAGAAATGAGAAGTTGTTCTCCAGAAAAAGAAGTTTCACATTCGGAGCCTATGGCGG CTGTGCAGAATCCATGGGTCACAGCATACTGGATATTTTGGATTCCCCCTCCAGTGAGGCTAAGCCACTCACTTCTGCGCCGTCCAGTCAGAAG GTCACTGAGTTGTTTGCAATCATAGAAAAGCTACAG GGTAGCAGATTGGATGAACAACGTTGTGAGTTTCCACCACCTCTGAGG ACACGGCTGTTAAAGATTGGAGATGGATTACCTCTCATCCTGCCCCCTAAATCTGGAGGTTATTGGATCGACCCTCCCCTGGATAGACACGTGGAGACCAGCCCTACTCTCTCACAGGGGGGATTTGGTCTGGAGAGCTATGACATCATGGAGAGAGACAGTGAAGCTAAAGTCTATCAGGAATTCTTCCGCCATAGA TATCACCATTCGTTCACTGCCTGTGACCCCTCTCTTGGGCCCCTGGTTTTATCTGTTTGTCTTGAGGAAGAGGAAAATCGCCTGAGAGTCATTCTGAG aaTGAAAGAGTGCTCAATTCATGGCACAttctctgtttctctctttcAACAATTCCCCACGGCAGTGGAGCTGGCAAAG ATGCTGTGCTCAAGTGTCAGCGTGTCATGTTTTGAGGCTGTGAGTTACTTAAAG GCCCCAGAGATCATAATGGCATTTGATGAACACAGGGTGTCACAAAACTTTAAATTTGGTGTCTTATACCAGAGAGAAGGACAG TTAACAGAGGAAGATATTCTCAGTAACACTGAGGAAAGTGAGGAGTTTTTGGAGTTTTTATCAATACTCGGGCAGACAGTCAAACTGCAAGGATTTACTGG CTTCAGGGGAGGTCTGGATGTCTCTCATGGCCAGACAGGAAATGAAGCAGTTTTCACTTCCTTCCATGGACGAGAGATTATGTTCCATGTTGCCACTAAACTGCCGTTCACAGAAGGAGATACACAACAG CTCTACTCTTCTGTTTTCCCCTCTCAGTTACAGAGAAAGAGACACATTGGGAATGATATTGTTGCCCTGGTATATCAGGAGGGTCACACTCCCTTCATTTCGGATGTGATCAGATCCCACTTcttgcattgttttattgcagTGCGGAGAATAAAGAGAGAAAATGAGGGAGAAGGAGGAGATGGAGGATCATTTcag gtatCAGTCACCGCTAGGGAGGATGTGCCCCCATTTGGCCCACCCCTTCCTACACCACCCATTTTTACCGAG GGCTCAGTTTTAAGAGAGTTCCTTTTGACCAAACTTATAAACGCTGAAATCTCTTGTTACAAGGCCGAGAAATTCAGTCGACTGGAG TTACGTACACGTTCATCTCTCTTGGAAGCATTGCGATCTGAACTGTCTTCCCGCTCCCAATGCATGTTGGGAGAGCCGTCACTGCCTGGCATCCCCCTCACTGAAGGAGGGAGGAGTGTTCCAGAGGGTGGTGGAGGATTCATTGAGAACTTTAAG AGAGCTATTAGAGTGCGAAGCCACTCGTTTGATACCTTGGGAGTACCAAAGAAGGCAGGTGGTGTAACAGGGCAGCGACCAAAG GATGGTGAAAG CGAGCAGACAAGCAGCGTGGGATACACTGAGATGAGAGGTCAAACCAGCCCCCAGGACGACCTATAG
- the rap1gapl gene encoding rap1 GTPase-activating protein 1 isoform X3, with product MEGRNEKLFSRKRSFTFGAYGGIDKFITGNESSCAESMGHSILDILDSPSSEAKPLTSAPSSQKVTELFAIIEKLQGSRLDEQRCEFPPPLRTRLLKIGDGLPLILPPKSGGYWIDPPLDRHVETSPTLSQGGFGLESYDIMERDSEAKVYQEFFRHRYHHSFTACDPSLGPLVLSVCLEEEENRLRVILRMKECSIHGTFSVSLFQQFPTAVELAKMLCSSVSVSCFEAVSYLKAPEIIMAFDEHRVSQNFKFGVLYQREGQLTEEDILSNTEESEEFLEFLSILGQTVKLQGFTGFRGGLDVSHGQTGNEAVFTSFHGREIMFHVATKLPFTEGDTQQLYSSVFPSQLQRKRHIGNDIVALVYQEGHTPFISDVIRSHFLHCFIAVRRIKRENEGEGGDGGSFQVSVTAREDVPPFGPPLPTPPIFTEGSVLREFLLTKLINAEISCYKAEKFSRLELRTRSSLLEALRSELSSRSQCMLGEPSLPGIPLTEGGRSVPEGGGGFIENFKRAIRVRSHSFDTLGVPKKAGGVTGQRPKVSKYLQHTNVFLIHNK from the exons ATGGAGGGGAGAAATGAGAAGTTGTTCTCCAGAAAAAGAAGTTTCACATTCGGAGCCTATGGCGG GATTGATAAATTCATCACTGGAAATGAGAGCAG CTGTGCAGAATCCATGGGTCACAGCATACTGGATATTTTGGATTCCCCCTCCAGTGAGGCTAAGCCACTCACTTCTGCGCCGTCCAGTCAGAAG GTCACTGAGTTGTTTGCAATCATAGAAAAGCTACAG GGTAGCAGATTGGATGAACAACGTTGTGAGTTTCCACCACCTCTGAGG ACACGGCTGTTAAAGATTGGAGATGGATTACCTCTCATCCTGCCCCCTAAATCTGGAGGTTATTGGATCGACCCTCCCCTGGATAGACACGTGGAGACCAGCCCTACTCTCTCACAGGGGGGATTTGGTCTGGAGAGCTATGACATCATGGAGAGAGACAGTGAAGCTAAAGTCTATCAGGAATTCTTCCGCCATAGA TATCACCATTCGTTCACTGCCTGTGACCCCTCTCTTGGGCCCCTGGTTTTATCTGTTTGTCTTGAGGAAGAGGAAAATCGCCTGAGAGTCATTCTGAG aaTGAAAGAGTGCTCAATTCATGGCACAttctctgtttctctctttcAACAATTCCCCACGGCAGTGGAGCTGGCAAAG ATGCTGTGCTCAAGTGTCAGCGTGTCATGTTTTGAGGCTGTGAGTTACTTAAAG GCCCCAGAGATCATAATGGCATTTGATGAACACAGGGTGTCACAAAACTTTAAATTTGGTGTCTTATACCAGAGAGAAGGACAG TTAACAGAGGAAGATATTCTCAGTAACACTGAGGAAAGTGAGGAGTTTTTGGAGTTTTTATCAATACTCGGGCAGACAGTCAAACTGCAAGGATTTACTGG CTTCAGGGGAGGTCTGGATGTCTCTCATGGCCAGACAGGAAATGAAGCAGTTTTCACTTCCTTCCATGGACGAGAGATTATGTTCCATGTTGCCACTAAACTGCCGTTCACAGAAGGAGATACACAACAG CTCTACTCTTCTGTTTTCCCCTCTCAGTTACAGAGAAAGAGACACATTGGGAATGATATTGTTGCCCTGGTATATCAGGAGGGTCACACTCCCTTCATTTCGGATGTGATCAGATCCCACTTcttgcattgttttattgcagTGCGGAGAATAAAGAGAGAAAATGAGGGAGAAGGAGGAGATGGAGGATCATTTcag gtatCAGTCACCGCTAGGGAGGATGTGCCCCCATTTGGCCCACCCCTTCCTACACCACCCATTTTTACCGAG GGCTCAGTTTTAAGAGAGTTCCTTTTGACCAAACTTATAAACGCTGAAATCTCTTGTTACAAGGCCGAGAAATTCAGTCGACTGGAG TTACGTACACGTTCATCTCTCTTGGAAGCATTGCGATCTGAACTGTCTTCCCGCTCCCAATGCATGTTGGGAGAGCCGTCACTGCCTGGCATCCCCCTCACTGAAGGAGGGAGGAGTGTTCCAGAGGGTGGTGGAGGATTCATTGAGAACTTTAAG AGAGCTATTAGAGTGCGAAGCCACTCGTTTGATACCTTGGGAGTACCAAAGAAGGCAGGTGGTGTAACAGGGCAGCGACCAAAGGTCAGCAAATACCTGCAACACACTAATGTTTTCTTAATACATAATAAGTGA
- the rap1gapl gene encoding rap1 GTPase-activating protein 1 isoform X5, with amino-acid sequence MEGRNEKLFSRKRSFTFGAYGGIDKFITGNESSCAESMGHSILDILDSPSSEAKPLTSAPSSQKVTELFAIIEKLQGSRLDEQRCEFPPPLRTRLLKIGDGLPLILPPKSGGYWIDPPLDRHVETSPTLSQGGFGLESYDIMERDSEAKVYQEFFRHRYHHSFTACDPSLGPLVLSVCLEEEENRLRVILRMKECSIHGTFSVSLFQQFPTAVELAKMLCSSVSVSCFEAVSYLKAPEIIMAFDEHRVSQNFKFGVLYQREGQLTEEDILSNTEESEEFLEFLSILGQTVKLQGFTGFRGGLDVSHGQTGNEAVFTSFHGREIMFHVATKLPFTEGDTQQLYSSVFPSQLQRKRHIGNDIVALVYQEGHTPFISDVIRSHFLHCFIAVRRIKRENEGEGGDGGSFQVSVTAREDVPPFGPPLPTPPIFTEGSVLREFLLTKLINAEISCYKAEKFSRLELRTRSSLLEALRSELSSRSQCMLGEPSLPGIPLTEGGRSVPEGGGGFIENFKSPSPS; translated from the exons ATGGAGGGGAGAAATGAGAAGTTGTTCTCCAGAAAAAGAAGTTTCACATTCGGAGCCTATGGCGG GATTGATAAATTCATCACTGGAAATGAGAGCAG CTGTGCAGAATCCATGGGTCACAGCATACTGGATATTTTGGATTCCCCCTCCAGTGAGGCTAAGCCACTCACTTCTGCGCCGTCCAGTCAGAAG GTCACTGAGTTGTTTGCAATCATAGAAAAGCTACAG GGTAGCAGATTGGATGAACAACGTTGTGAGTTTCCACCACCTCTGAGG ACACGGCTGTTAAAGATTGGAGATGGATTACCTCTCATCCTGCCCCCTAAATCTGGAGGTTATTGGATCGACCCTCCCCTGGATAGACACGTGGAGACCAGCCCTACTCTCTCACAGGGGGGATTTGGTCTGGAGAGCTATGACATCATGGAGAGAGACAGTGAAGCTAAAGTCTATCAGGAATTCTTCCGCCATAGA TATCACCATTCGTTCACTGCCTGTGACCCCTCTCTTGGGCCCCTGGTTTTATCTGTTTGTCTTGAGGAAGAGGAAAATCGCCTGAGAGTCATTCTGAG aaTGAAAGAGTGCTCAATTCATGGCACAttctctgtttctctctttcAACAATTCCCCACGGCAGTGGAGCTGGCAAAG ATGCTGTGCTCAAGTGTCAGCGTGTCATGTTTTGAGGCTGTGAGTTACTTAAAG GCCCCAGAGATCATAATGGCATTTGATGAACACAGGGTGTCACAAAACTTTAAATTTGGTGTCTTATACCAGAGAGAAGGACAG TTAACAGAGGAAGATATTCTCAGTAACACTGAGGAAAGTGAGGAGTTTTTGGAGTTTTTATCAATACTCGGGCAGACAGTCAAACTGCAAGGATTTACTGG CTTCAGGGGAGGTCTGGATGTCTCTCATGGCCAGACAGGAAATGAAGCAGTTTTCACTTCCTTCCATGGACGAGAGATTATGTTCCATGTTGCCACTAAACTGCCGTTCACAGAAGGAGATACACAACAG CTCTACTCTTCTGTTTTCCCCTCTCAGTTACAGAGAAAGAGACACATTGGGAATGATATTGTTGCCCTGGTATATCAGGAGGGTCACACTCCCTTCATTTCGGATGTGATCAGATCCCACTTcttgcattgttttattgcagTGCGGAGAATAAAGAGAGAAAATGAGGGAGAAGGAGGAGATGGAGGATCATTTcag gtatCAGTCACCGCTAGGGAGGATGTGCCCCCATTTGGCCCACCCCTTCCTACACCACCCATTTTTACCGAG GGCTCAGTTTTAAGAGAGTTCCTTTTGACCAAACTTATAAACGCTGAAATCTCTTGTTACAAGGCCGAGAAATTCAGTCGACTGGAG TTACGTACACGTTCATCTCTCTTGGAAGCATTGCGATCTGAACTGTCTTCCCGCTCCCAATGCATGTTGGGAGAGCCGTCACTGCCTGGCATCCCCCTCACTGAAGGAGGGAGGAGTGTTCCAGAGGGTGGTGGAGGATTCATTGAGAACTTTAAG TCTCCCTCACCATCTTAA
- the rap1gapl gene encoding rap1 GTPase-activating protein 1 isoform X2: MEGRNEKLFSRKRSFTFGAYGGIDKFITGNESSCAESMGHSILDILDSPSSEAKPLTSAPSSQKVTELFAIIEKLQGSRLDEQRCEFPPPLRTRLLKIGDGLPLILPPKSGGYWIDPPLDRHVETSPTLSQGGFGLESYDIMERDSEAKVYQEFFRHRYHHSFTACDPSLGPLVLSVCLEEEENRLRVILRMKECSIHGTFSVSLFQQFPTAVELAKMLCSSVSVSCFEAVSYLKAPEIIMAFDEHRVSQNFKFGVLYQREGQLTEEDILSNTEESEEFLEFLSILGQTVKLQGFTGFRGGLDVSHGQTGNEAVFTSFHGREIMFHVATKLPFTEGDTQQLQRKRHIGNDIVALVYQEGHTPFISDVIRSHFLHCFIAVRRIKRENEGEGGDGGSFQVSVTAREDVPPFGPPLPTPPIFTEGSVLREFLLTKLINAEISCYKAEKFSRLELRTRSSLLEALRSELSSRSQCMLGEPSLPGIPLTEGGRSVPEGGGGFIENFKRAIRVRSHSFDTLGVPKKAGGVTGQRPKDGESEQTSSVGYTEMRGQTSPQDDL, from the exons ATGGAGGGGAGAAATGAGAAGTTGTTCTCCAGAAAAAGAAGTTTCACATTCGGAGCCTATGGCGG GATTGATAAATTCATCACTGGAAATGAGAGCAG CTGTGCAGAATCCATGGGTCACAGCATACTGGATATTTTGGATTCCCCCTCCAGTGAGGCTAAGCCACTCACTTCTGCGCCGTCCAGTCAGAAG GTCACTGAGTTGTTTGCAATCATAGAAAAGCTACAG GGTAGCAGATTGGATGAACAACGTTGTGAGTTTCCACCACCTCTGAGG ACACGGCTGTTAAAGATTGGAGATGGATTACCTCTCATCCTGCCCCCTAAATCTGGAGGTTATTGGATCGACCCTCCCCTGGATAGACACGTGGAGACCAGCCCTACTCTCTCACAGGGGGGATTTGGTCTGGAGAGCTATGACATCATGGAGAGAGACAGTGAAGCTAAAGTCTATCAGGAATTCTTCCGCCATAGA TATCACCATTCGTTCACTGCCTGTGACCCCTCTCTTGGGCCCCTGGTTTTATCTGTTTGTCTTGAGGAAGAGGAAAATCGCCTGAGAGTCATTCTGAG aaTGAAAGAGTGCTCAATTCATGGCACAttctctgtttctctctttcAACAATTCCCCACGGCAGTGGAGCTGGCAAAG ATGCTGTGCTCAAGTGTCAGCGTGTCATGTTTTGAGGCTGTGAGTTACTTAAAG GCCCCAGAGATCATAATGGCATTTGATGAACACAGGGTGTCACAAAACTTTAAATTTGGTGTCTTATACCAGAGAGAAGGACAG TTAACAGAGGAAGATATTCTCAGTAACACTGAGGAAAGTGAGGAGTTTTTGGAGTTTTTATCAATACTCGGGCAGACAGTCAAACTGCAAGGATTTACTGG CTTCAGGGGAGGTCTGGATGTCTCTCATGGCCAGACAGGAAATGAAGCAGTTTTCACTTCCTTCCATGGACGAGAGATTATGTTCCATGTTGCCACTAAACTGCCGTTCACAGAAGGAGATACACAACAG TTACAGAGAAAGAGACACATTGGGAATGATATTGTTGCCCTGGTATATCAGGAGGGTCACACTCCCTTCATTTCGGATGTGATCAGATCCCACTTcttgcattgttttattgcagTGCGGAGAATAAAGAGAGAAAATGAGGGAGAAGGAGGAGATGGAGGATCATTTcag gtatCAGTCACCGCTAGGGAGGATGTGCCCCCATTTGGCCCACCCCTTCCTACACCACCCATTTTTACCGAG GGCTCAGTTTTAAGAGAGTTCCTTTTGACCAAACTTATAAACGCTGAAATCTCTTGTTACAAGGCCGAGAAATTCAGTCGACTGGAG TTACGTACACGTTCATCTCTCTTGGAAGCATTGCGATCTGAACTGTCTTCCCGCTCCCAATGCATGTTGGGAGAGCCGTCACTGCCTGGCATCCCCCTCACTGAAGGAGGGAGGAGTGTTCCAGAGGGTGGTGGAGGATTCATTGAGAACTTTAAG AGAGCTATTAGAGTGCGAAGCCACTCGTTTGATACCTTGGGAGTACCAAAGAAGGCAGGTGGTGTAACAGGGCAGCGACCAAAG GATGGTGAAAG CGAGCAGACAAGCAGCGTGGGATACACTGAGATGAGAGGTCAAACCAGCCCCCAGGACGACCTATAG
- the rps9 gene encoding 40S ribosomal protein S9: MPVARSWVCSKTYVTPRRPFEKSRLDQELKLIGEYGLRNKREVWRVKFTLAKIRKAARELLTLDEKDARRLFEGNALLRRLVRIGVLDEGKMKLDYILGLKVEDFLERRLQTQVFKLGLAKSIHHARVLIRQRHIRVRKQVVNIPSFVVRLDSQKHIDFSLRSPYGGGRPGRVKRKNAKKAQGGAGGGDDEEED, from the exons ATGCCGGTTGCCAGGAGTTGGGTTTGTAGTAAGACATACGTCACCCCCAGACGTCCCTTCGAGAAGTCACGTCTCGACCAGGAGTTGAAGCTCATTG gCGAGTATGGACTCAGGAACAAGAGAGAGGTCTGGCGGGTGAAGTTCACTCTGGCCAAAATCCGCAAGGCTGCCAGAGAGCTTCTCACTCTGGATGAGAAGGATGCTAGACGTCTCTTTGAAG gtAATGCTTTGCTTAGGCGTCTGGTGCGCATTGGAGTGCTGGATGAGGGCAAGATGAAGCTCGATTACATTTTGGGCTTGAAAGTGGAGGATTTCTTGGAGAGGAGGCTGCAGACCCAGGTCTTCAAGCTTGGCCTTGCCAAGAGCATCCACCACGCACGTGTGCTCATCCGTCAGAGGCACATCCG GGTGCGCAAGCAGGTTGTGAACATCCCTTCCTTTGTGGTGAGGCTGGACAGCCAGAAGCACATTGACTTCTCTCTCCGCTCTCCATACGGTGGCGGTCGCCCTGGCCGCGTGAAGAGAAAGAACGCCAAGAAGGcccagggtggtgctggaggtGGTGATGACGAAGAGGAGGATTAA